A window of Auraticoccus monumenti contains these coding sequences:
- a CDS encoding hemerythrin domain-containing protein, whose amino-acid sequence MAWAAELRRVHLQLRRALEVAREAADAPEAAERGRDLLLFCHGFCTALSRHHRGEDTFLFPAVAASHPELADTLRALQQDHSMIEHLLGGLQQALDGGLGPAELGRHLDGIEAVMESHFRYEERQLLRVLETLELDAAPGAVLGPLA is encoded by the coding sequence GTGGCGTGGGCCGCCGAGCTCCGCCGGGTGCACCTGCAGCTGCGCCGGGCGCTGGAGGTCGCCCGGGAGGCCGCCGACGCACCGGAGGCCGCCGAGCGCGGACGCGACCTGCTGCTGTTCTGCCACGGCTTCTGCACCGCGCTGTCCCGGCACCACCGGGGTGAGGACACGTTCCTCTTCCCGGCCGTGGCGGCCAGCCACCCCGAGCTCGCGGACACCCTGCGCGCCCTGCAGCAGGACCACTCGATGATCGAGCACCTGCTCGGTGGGCTCCAGCAGGCCCTCGACGGCGGCCTCGGACCGGCCGAGCTCGGGCGCCACCTGGACGGCATCGAGGCGGTGATGGAGTCCCACTTCCGCTACGAGGAGCGCCAGCTGCTGCGGGTGCTGGAGACCCTGGAGCTCGACGCCGCTCCCGGTGCCGTGCTCGGCCCGCTGGCCTGA
- a CDS encoding VOC family protein — translation MSSNPHPGPGDLRVGTVVVNVADMERAVAFWCAALGYRVRDDEIDPEFTMLLPDDPRRLPLSLQLSPGRPSEPVRVHLDLYTAEQESQVERLVGLGATRVDDWDYPDDPDFVVLRDPDGNEFCVIDQPDLPVHTPAPAPSEEDDA, via the coding sequence ATGAGCAGCAACCCGCACCCCGGACCCGGTGACCTCCGCGTGGGCACCGTCGTGGTCAACGTGGCCGACATGGAGCGCGCGGTCGCCTTCTGGTGCGCCGCCCTGGGCTACCGCGTCCGCGACGACGAGATCGACCCGGAGTTCACCATGCTGCTGCCCGACGACCCGCGGCGGCTGCCGCTGTCGTTGCAGCTCAGCCCCGGACGTCCGAGCGAGCCGGTCCGTGTCCACCTCGACCTGTACACCGCCGAGCAGGAGAGCCAGGTCGAGCGGCTCGTCGGTCTCGGAGCCACCCGCGTGGACGACTGGGACTACCCCGACGACCCCGACTTCGTGGTGCTGCGCGACCCCGACGGCAACGAGTTCTGCGTCATCGACCAGCCCGACCTCCCGGTCCACACCCCGGCCCCGGCACCGTCCGAGGAGGACGACGCCTGA
- a CDS encoding DEAD/DEAH box helicase family protein, translating to MDGDAPTPRPHQRQALSAVQDVWDRGGRRAWVVLPPGAGKTLVGLWVAAERLADPVDPVRRVVVLSPNTAIQGQWLDEAQRLVDAGALGATLSGSRSLEAGVTALTYQSLAVFDPDAESDDDGSATLVERLHDNGRELVRRLQAAGPLLLVLDECHHLLQVWGRLLEELLAGLPDARVLGLTATPPGVLTSSESALVETLFGPVVHQASIPALVREGQLAPFAELAWLVTPTPTELEWLAADGERFAELLAFLTDPTSGTIGFLSWLDLRFCHAAGTATTWNALSGAEPELCRAALRVHSAGLLARPPGARPGEADRVPPTAEDWLLLVEDWVQRHLRRTGDGADEAVLVRLRAALPGVGYALTRHGIRRGRPPVDRVLARTEAKAAATVQVVASERDTLGDRLRMLVLCDHERASATVPSVLADVLDARAGSAWAVLEALLADPGTAALAPLLVTGRTVAGDPSTLRLLAEQVRRRTPDLTLVVREEGPAAVLEGGWDSRRWVREVTELFEDGGCQVLVGTRGLLGEGWDARGVSGLVDLTTATTSTAVVQTRGRALRTDPAWPDKVAITWSVVALAPGHPQGHADWQRLVRKHTGFWGVDAAGQVVDGVAHLDPSFSPWAPPDAERLDALNASMVRRSQERAEVAARWQVGRPYRDELVHTVRVVPDARPLGTSTEPVPVVVEPAGRLVVRGGGGAGGQVSGWLLAGLGVVLAALPVLGAHPALLAAGLALLALGLVLQVRGQARRGRELVAAVRHPPSLQQIASAVADALHDCELVPVGAEAVRVVVEADGSHRCLLEGVDGEASRRFADALEEAVGPVLESRYLISRRSVGLDGVEGWREEVRVARGRPLPVLEVWHAVPAVLGRNVGQAEAYQRAWGRWVAEGELVATATPRGTGVLTAQLGNDPLAVTTLRRDAWE from the coding sequence ATGGACGGCGACGCACCCACCCCGCGACCGCACCAGCGCCAGGCCCTGTCCGCGGTGCAGGACGTCTGGGACCGCGGCGGCCGGCGCGCCTGGGTGGTGCTGCCCCCCGGCGCCGGCAAGACGCTGGTCGGGCTGTGGGTGGCTGCGGAGCGCTTGGCCGACCCGGTGGACCCGGTCCGGCGCGTGGTGGTGCTGTCGCCGAACACCGCCATCCAGGGGCAGTGGCTGGACGAGGCGCAGCGGCTGGTGGACGCCGGCGCGCTGGGTGCCACGCTCTCGGGCTCCCGCTCGCTGGAGGCCGGGGTGACCGCGCTGACCTACCAGTCCCTGGCCGTCTTCGACCCCGACGCGGAGTCCGACGACGACGGCTCCGCGACGCTGGTGGAGCGGCTGCACGACAACGGCCGCGAGCTGGTCCGACGGCTGCAGGCGGCGGGTCCGCTGCTGCTGGTGCTGGACGAGTGCCACCACCTGCTGCAGGTCTGGGGCCGGTTGCTGGAGGAGCTGCTGGCCGGGCTCCCGGACGCCCGGGTGCTGGGCCTGACCGCGACCCCGCCGGGCGTCCTGACCAGCAGCGAGTCCGCCCTGGTCGAGACGCTGTTCGGGCCGGTGGTGCACCAGGCGTCGATCCCGGCGCTGGTGCGCGAGGGCCAGCTGGCCCCCTTCGCGGAGCTGGCCTGGCTGGTCACCCCGACGCCGACCGAGCTGGAGTGGCTGGCCGCGGACGGCGAGCGCTTCGCCGAGCTGCTCGCCTTCCTGACCGACCCCACCTCCGGGACGATCGGGTTCCTCAGCTGGCTGGACCTGCGGTTCTGCCACGCCGCCGGCACCGCCACCACCTGGAACGCCCTCTCGGGGGCGGAGCCGGAGCTGTGCCGTGCCGCCCTGCGGGTGCACTCCGCGGGGCTGCTGGCCCGACCGCCGGGGGCCCGCCCCGGCGAGGCCGACCGGGTGCCGCCGACGGCGGAGGACTGGCTGCTGCTGGTCGAGGACTGGGTCCAGCGGCACCTGCGCCGGACCGGGGACGGGGCCGACGAGGCGGTGCTGGTCCGGCTGCGGGCGGCGCTGCCCGGGGTCGGGTACGCCCTGACCCGGCACGGGATCCGCCGGGGACGTCCGCCGGTGGACCGCGTGCTGGCCCGGACCGAGGCCAAGGCCGCCGCCACGGTGCAGGTGGTGGCCTCCGAGCGCGACACGTTGGGCGACCGGCTGCGGATGCTGGTGCTGTGCGACCACGAGCGGGCCAGCGCCACCGTGCCCAGCGTGCTGGCCGACGTCCTCGACGCCCGCGCCGGGTCCGCCTGGGCGGTGCTCGAGGCGCTGCTGGCCGACCCGGGCACCGCGGCCCTCGCCCCGCTGCTGGTCACCGGCCGCACGGTGGCCGGCGACCCCAGCACCCTGCGCCTGCTGGCCGAGCAGGTACGCCGTCGCACCCCCGACCTCACCCTGGTGGTCCGGGAGGAGGGGCCGGCGGCGGTGCTGGAGGGCGGTTGGGACAGCCGCCGGTGGGTGCGCGAGGTCACCGAGCTGTTCGAGGACGGCGGCTGCCAGGTGCTGGTCGGCACCCGCGGGCTGCTGGGTGAGGGGTGGGACGCCCGCGGGGTGAGCGGTCTGGTGGACCTGACCACGGCGACCACCAGCACCGCGGTGGTGCAGACGCGCGGCCGGGCGCTGCGTACCGATCCCGCCTGGCCGGACAAGGTGGCCATCACCTGGTCGGTCGTCGCGCTGGCCCCGGGCCACCCGCAGGGCCACGCGGACTGGCAGCGGCTGGTCCGCAAGCACACCGGGTTCTGGGGCGTGGACGCCGCCGGTCAGGTGGTGGACGGGGTGGCCCACCTCGACCCCTCGTTCTCCCCGTGGGCGCCCCCGGACGCCGAGCGGCTCGACGCGCTCAACGCGTCCATGGTGCGCCGCAGCCAGGAGCGGGCCGAGGTGGCCGCGCGCTGGCAGGTCGGTCGCCCCTACCGCGACGAGCTGGTGCACACCGTCCGGGTCGTCCCGGACGCCCGTCCGCTGGGGACGTCCACGGAGCCGGTCCCGGTGGTGGTCGAGCCGGCCGGTCGGCTGGTGGTGCGCGGCGGTGGCGGGGCCGGCGGGCAGGTCTCGGGCTGGCTGCTCGCGGGTCTGGGGGTCGTCCTGGCTGCGCTCCCCGTGCTGGGTGCCCATCCCGCGCTGCTGGCCGCCGGTCTGGCCCTGCTCGCGCTGGGGCTCGTGCTGCAGGTTCGCGGGCAGGCGCGTCGAGGGCGGGAGCTGGTGGCCGCCGTCCGCCACCCGCCCAGCCTGCAGCAGATCGCCTCCGCCGTGGCCGACGCGCTGCACGACTGCGAGCTGGTGCCGGTGGGCGCGGAGGCGGTGCGGGTGGTGGTGGAGGCCGACGGGAGCCACCGCTGCCTGCTGGAGGGGGTGGACGGCGAGGCGTCCCGCCGCTTCGCCGACGCGCTGGAGGAGGCGGTGGGCCCGGTGCTGGAGTCCCGCTACCTGATCAGCCGGAGGTCGGTGGGCCTGGACGGGGTCGAGGGGTGGCGGGAGGAGGTCCGGGTGGCCCGGGGTCGTCCGCTGCCGGTGCTGGAGGTGTGGCACGCCGTGCCGGCGGTGCTGGGGCGCAACGTGGGACAGGCCGAGGCCTACCAGCGGGCCTGGGGGCGGTGGGTGGCGGAGGGGGAGCTGGTGGCCACCGCCACCCCGCGCGGGACCGG